One window of Papaver somniferum cultivar HN1 chromosome 9, ASM357369v1, whole genome shotgun sequence genomic DNA carries:
- the LOC113310941 gene encoding 60S ribosomal protein L10a-like, with amino-acid sequence MSKLQSEVLREAISQINTEATAKKRKFTETVELQIGLKNYDPQKDKRFSGSVKLPHIPRPKMKVCMLGDAQHVEEAQKIGLEYMDVEGLKKLNKNKKLVKKLAKKFHAFLASEAVIKQIPRLLGPGLNKAGKFPTLVTHQESLEAKVNETKAMVKFQLKKVLCMGVAVGNLGMEEKQIFQNVQLSVNFLVSLLKKNWQNVRCLYLKSTMGKPVRIF; translated from the exons ATGAG TAAGCTTCAGAGTGAAGTGTTGAGGGAAGCAATCTCCCAGATCAATACCGAAGCTACCGCTAAGAAGCGAAAGTTCACCGAGACAGTGGAACTTCAAATTGGTCTTAAGAACTATGACCCTCAAAAGGACAAGCGTTTCAGTGGTTCAGTGAAGTTGCCACATATACCCCGCCCTAAGATGAAAGTCTGCATGCTTGGAGATGCTCAGCATGTTGAGGAG GCTCAGAAGATCGGTCTTGAGTACATGGATGTTGAAGGTCTTAAGAAGCTTAACAAGAACAAGAAGTTGGTCAAGAAGCTTGCAAAGAAGTTCCATGCTTTTCTAGCCTCAGAAGCTGTTATCAAGCAAATTCCCCGTCTTCTTGGACCTGGTCTTAACAAGGCAG GTAAGTTCCCAACTCTTGTGACTCATCAAGAGTCATTGGAGGCCAAGGTGAATGAAACCAAGGCTATGGTTAAGTTTCAATTGAAGAAAGTGCTCTGTATGGGTGTTGCTGTTGGTAACCTTGGCATGGAGGAGAAGCAGATCTTCCAGAACGTTCAGCTTAGTGTCAACTTTCTAGTATCATTGTTGAAGAAGAATTGGCAAAAT GTGAGGTGCTTGTACTTGAAGAGTACCATGGGAAAGCCAGTCCGCATCTTCTAA